The following nucleotide sequence is from Carboxydothermus pertinax.
TATCGGTCGAGCATTCCCCAGATGAATATAATTGTATGTGGTCGGTCCGCACACATACATATGAACCTTTCCTGGTTCCCGGGGAATAAATTCTTCCTTCGTTTTAGTGAGGGTATTATAAATTTTCACGCTTCATTTCCTCCTCAAGCTCCGCAATCCTCTTTTCCAACCGTTCAATCTTCCGGTGCATACACATTAACATTTCCGCAATTGGGTCCGGTAAAAGATCATGCCGTAAGTCAATTTCTTCGTCAACCCTTTTGCCATCTCGAATTACCACTTTTCCTGGTACTCCCACCACAGTGGAGTTAGGAGGAACTTCCTTTAATACCACGGATCCGGCGCCAATTTTCGAGTTGTCGCCTACTTTAAAAGAGCCTAAAATCTTTGCCCCGGCGCTTATTACCACGTTATTACCAATAGTAGGGTGGCGTTTTCCCTTTTCTTTACCAGTTCCCCCCAAGGTAACTCCCTGATATATTGTTACATTATCCCCGATTTCAGCAGTTTCACCTATTACAACGCCCATACCGTGGTCAATAAATAACCCTTGCCCAATTTTAGCTCCTGGATGGATTTCAATCCCAGTTAAAAACCGGGAAATTTGCGAAATAAATCTAGCCAAGACAAACCAGCGCTTTTTGTAAAAAAAGTGAGCAATCCGGTGAAATTGGATAGCGTGAAAACCAGGATAACACAAGAGAACTTCAAAAACGCTTTTTACCGCAGGATCCCGCTCAAAAACCGCTTGTATATCTCTTTTTAGCTGGCGATACCATCCAAGCATTGTCATCACCCTTTAAAAATTACATCCACAATTCGCCGTTTTGTCTCATCAGGTCCAA
It contains:
- the cysE gene encoding serine O-acetyltransferase — translated: MLGWYRQLKRDIQAVFERDPAVKSVFEVLLCYPGFHAIQFHRIAHFFYKKRWFVLARFISQISRFLTGIEIHPGAKIGQGLFIDHGMGVVIGETAEIGDNVTIYQGVTLGGTGKEKGKRHPTIGNNVVISAGAKILGSFKVGDNSKIGAGSVVLKEVPPNSTVVGVPGKVVIRDGKRVDEEIDLRHDLLPDPIAEMLMCMHRKIERLEKRIAELEEEMKRENL